The Synechococcus sp. WH 8101 sequence GCTGCGGATGAGGTGATTGCTCAGCTTCGTGCTGGTGAAGATCCCGCTGGTTTGCATCAGCGCAGTGGTGCGCGTGCTGCTGTGCAGGATGTGTCTCTCGAGATTGGACGCGGTGAGATTTTTGTGGTGATGGGGCTCTCCGGCTCCGGCAAGTCCACCCTGCTGCGCATGCTCAATGGTCTGATCGCGCCCTGTTCCGGGGAGGTGGTGGTGCAGGGGCGTGCCCTGTCGTCGATGACCAGTGTCGAGATCAACGCCATGCGTCGCCGCCAGATGGCGATGGTGTTTCAGTCGTTCGCCCTTTTCCCTCAGCGCAGCGTGCTCGAAAATGCTGCCTTTGGTCTGGAGGTCGCCGGCGTTCCCAGGCGGGAGCGCCATGACAAAGCGCTGCAGGCGCTGGAGAGGGTCGGCTTGGCCCAAGAGGCCCGAAAGCGGCCTCGCCAGCTTTCCGGTGGGATGCAGCAGCGGGTCGGGCTGGCCCGCGCCCTGGCTCTGGATCCACCCATCCTGTTGATGGACGAGGCTTTCTCAGCCCTGGATCCCCTGATCCGGCGCGACATGCAGACCCTGCTTCTCGAGCTTCAGAGCGAGCAGCAGCGCACGATCGTGTTCATCTCCCACGACCTGGACGAAGCAATCCGCCTCGGTGATCGCATCGCCCTGATGCAGGGTGGATGTCTGTTGCAGTGCGACACCGCCGAAAACCTGCTGCATCACCCGGCCAGCGACGCGGTGCGTCATTTCTTCCGAGACGTGGATGTGGCCTCGGTCCTGGCCGTCGAAGCGATCGCGCAGCGACCCTCCCGTCTG is a genomic window containing:
- a CDS encoding glycine betaine/L-proline ABC transporter ATP-binding protein, which produces MQSEICLQSVWKIFGGAADEVIAQLRAGEDPAGLHQRSGARAAVQDVSLEIGRGEIFVVMGLSGSGKSTLLRMLNGLIAPCSGEVVVQGRALSSMTSVEINAMRRRQMAMVFQSFALFPQRSVLENAAFGLEVAGVPRRERHDKALQALERVGLAQEARKRPRQLSGGMQQRVGLARALALDPPILLMDEAFSALDPLIRRDMQTLLLELQSEQQRTIVFISHDLDEAIRLGDRIALMQGGCLLQCDTAENLLHHPASDAVRHFFRDVDVASVLAVEAIAQRPSRLAVIAADEALPEAAGEPLYVLGRDQAFRGVLSEARGWVSVERGPALTAGMRVREAIELVASTPYPPPVLDDAHRLVGVISPRQLLQSMEGDT